One region of Anthonomus grandis grandis chromosome 22, icAntGran1.3, whole genome shotgun sequence genomic DNA includes:
- the LOC126748561 gene encoding wolframin isoform X5, translating to MNNFDDISESEDEELDWSQISDVSNEKLTEDKVVAAAITFSRGELPVVNNSLCLSEPNLKALDHIPFVYWSILHPILCLKIIYFKIIRCLGKRSIPLPLARSEFQYLLIFLLYSLVSISHLEFFIPTIFFYLSFIFMVLSTFQVLQYQREFYDFCLWRGLFICYSNGDLNERSFETQFILNHSKQFVWFFSNLIIHYFVYSLTPLKLESEFGVVACALMFMTLIGSMPKRRGSIILDSLLLLSFAVNVLARYPYDTDPIVSQGWRYLELTFPSFPSYIIGNGIEFCITFRLLLYATIPVILLRLAIRENWRGTYKTVLPHLVTLSWLQYFAVCSNNATMFGLLRATLALVGSVLFLPLVGIMSVILPVAAVTQWIVTSNIFYTISLFLILLALSFLVCFICARTKYAQYTAIVQVILMVLAFFALVRSSDRMNNLTGHFDMKVEPKLLEWDVFQRACYQGVWEGTESSAKAQSRCLSLEGTQVFWEGSVSSVEILSITNTYKRWIDMFPKFMADWLYCYYGSKLSCHEDDMSCASLLESSTNKCTLKKYDVYTLQTTIKMASSSWRITPEIKLFLTNEFKNFTLGLLPKDSIWFKGSLFNDYSIIGSLNTHLKVEEIGCIVCSDIELMPVKLSKGVNFQFFAKARDGIKFVLNVMFNPVLIFK from the coding sequence ATGAACAATTTCGATGATATATCTGAATCAGAAGATGAAGAACTTGATTGGTCCCAAATATCCGACGTAAGCAATGAAAAGCTCACCGAGGACAAGGTGGTTGCTGCTGCTATCACTTTTAGTCGTGGAGAGTTACCTGTTGTTAATAACAGCCTTTGTTTAAGTGAGCCTAATTTGAAGGCCTTAGATCATATACCTTTTGTTTATTGGTCTATTCTGCATCCAATTTTGtgccttaaaattatttattttaagataattagATGTTTGGGAAAAAGATCCATACCATTGCCCCTTGCCAGATCCGAATTCCAATATCtcctaatatttttgttatattcaCTAGTCAGTATTAGTCACCTTGAATTTTTCATtccaaccatttttttttacttgtcaTTTATCTTTATGGTTCTCTCAACATTTCAAGTCTTGCAGTACCAGAgggaattttatgatttttgtttgTGGAGGGGTTTATTCATTTGCTACTCAAATGGAGACTTAAATGAGCGCAGCTTTGAAACTCAGTTCATTCTTAACCATAGCAAACAGTTTGTGTGGTTTTTCTCTAATCTGATAATACATTATTTTGTTTACTCTTTGACTCCTCTGAAGCTTGAAAGTGAGTTTGGTGTTGTAGCTTGTGCATTAATGTTTATGACTTTAATTGGATCAATGCCAAAGCGGCGAGGTTCAATAATCTTAGACTCTCTATTGTTATTAAGTTTTGCCGTCAATGTACTTGCTAGATATCCGTACGACACTGACCCAATTGTCTCACAGGGTTGGAGATATTTAGAACTTACTTTTCCATCATTTCCCAGTTACATTATCGGAAATGGCATAGAATTTTGTATTACGTTCCGTTTATTATTGTATGCAACTATACCTGTGATACTTTTAAGACTGGCCATCAGAGAGAATTGGAGAGGCACTTATAAGACAGTTCTACCTCATTTAGTTACCCTTAGTTGGCTTCAGTATTTCGCGGTTTGTTCAAATAATGCAACAATGTTCGGACTTCTTAGGGCTACTTTGGCTCTGGTTGGGTCAGTGCTGTTTTTGCCTCTTGTGGGGATCATGTCGGTCATTTTACCTGTAGCAGCTGTTACCCAATGGATAGTTACATCCAATATTTTCTACACTATAAGTTTGTTCCTAATTCTACTGGCCTTAAGTTTCTTAGTTTGCTTTATTTGCGCTCGGACGAAATATGCCCAATATACCGCTATAGTGCAAGTTATTTTGATGGTTCTTGCATTTTTTGCACTTGTCAGATCTTCTGATCGCATGAATAACTTGACTGGACATTTTGACATGAAAGTAGAACCGAAACTGTTAGAATGGGATGTTTTTCAAAGAGCTTGCTACCAGGGGGTTTGGGAAGGTACTGAAAGCAGTGCAAAGGCACAAAGTAGGTGTTTAAGTTTGGAAGGTACTCAAGTATTTTGGGAAGGCAGTGTTTCGTCAGTAGAAATTTTGTCTATTACGAACACTTATAAAAGGTGGATTGATATGTTTCCAAAGTTTATGGCGGATTGGCTTTATTGTTACTATGGCAGCAAATTATCATGCCATGAAGATGATATGTCATGTGCCTCATTGCTTGAGTCATCTACGAACAAGTGTACTTTAAAAAAGTACGATGTTTATACTCTGCAGACTACGATTAAAATGGCCTCGTCTTCTTGGCGAATAACCCCagaaataaagctttttttaacaaatgaatttaagaattttacaTTGGGGCTTTTGCCAAAAGACTCTATTTGGTTTAAGGGTTCCTTATTTAATGATTACAGTATAATTGGCTCCCTTAACACGCACCTTAAAGTTGAAGAAATTGGTTGTATTGTCTGTTCAGATATAGAACTCATGCCCGTTAAACTAAGTAAGGGGgtgaattttcagttttttgcaaaagcACGTGATGGTATCAAGTTTGTTTTGAATGTTATGTTTAAtcctgttttaatatttaaatga